A single genomic interval of Candidatus Zixiibacteriota bacterium harbors:
- the gdhA gene encoding NADP-specific glutamate dehydrogenase, whose protein sequence is MSMSSFVDNIMAEVKAKNQAQPEFHQAVEEVVESLEPVIEKHPEYKEAKILERIIEPERVIMFRIPWIDDKGQIQVNRGFRVEYNSAIGPYKGGLRFHPSVNLGILKFLGFEQVFKNALTTLPMGGGKGGSDFDPKGKSDNEVMRFCQSFMSELFRHIGPNTDVPAGDIGVGGREIGFLFGQYKRLRNAFEGVLTGKGINWGGSLIRPEATGYGAVYFAEEMLKANGKSMDGMVCSVSGSGNVAQYATEKINELGGKVVTLSDSAGYIVDNDGIKGEKWDFVMDLKNVKRGRIKEYADKFGCEYHEGVGVWNVKVDCAFPCATQNEVSADDAKALVKNGCFLISEGANMPTVPEGVSVFLENKVLYGLGKAANAGGVAVSGLEMSQNSLRLSWTREEVDQRLHNIMKSIHSASLEAAEKYGHPGNYVIGANIAGFLKVADTMMDQGAV, encoded by the coding sequence GGCCGAAGTCAAGGCCAAAAATCAGGCCCAGCCGGAGTTCCATCAGGCTGTCGAAGAGGTCGTTGAATCTCTCGAACCGGTAATCGAGAAACATCCTGAGTACAAAGAGGCTAAGATTCTCGAACGTATTATCGAGCCGGAGAGAGTCATCATGTTCCGTATACCGTGGATTGACGACAAGGGTCAGATCCAGGTCAACCGCGGCTTCCGCGTTGAGTACAACTCAGCTATCGGCCCGTACAAGGGCGGGCTGCGCTTTCACCCCAGTGTCAACCTTGGCATTTTGAAGTTCCTCGGTTTTGAGCAAGTCTTCAAGAACGCCCTCACTACCCTGCCAATGGGCGGCGGTAAAGGTGGCTCCGACTTCGACCCCAAGGGAAAATCCGACAATGAAGTGATGCGCTTCTGCCAAAGCTTCATGAGCGAACTGTTCCGTCACATCGGTCCCAACACCGACGTTCCGGCCGGTGATATCGGTGTCGGTGGTCGCGAGATAGGTTTCCTGTTCGGCCAGTACAAGCGTCTTCGCAACGCCTTTGAAGGCGTTCTGACCGGCAAGGGTATCAACTGGGGCGGCAGCCTGATTCGCCCGGAAGCTACCGGTTACGGTGCGGTCTATTTTGCCGAGGAAATGCTCAAGGCCAACGGCAAGTCCATGGACGGGATGGTTTGTTCTGTCTCCGGATCGGGCAACGTCGCTCAGTATGCTACCGAGAAGATCAACGAACTCGGCGGCAAAGTAGTCACCCTGTCCGACTCGGCCGGATATATCGTCGACAACGACGGCATCAAGGGCGAAAAGTGGGACTTCGTGATGGACCTCAAGAACGTCAAGCGCGGTCGTATTAAAGAATACGCCGACAAGTTCGGTTGCGAATACCACGAAGGCGTCGGCGTGTGGAACGTCAAGGTTGACTGCGCCTTCCCATGTGCTACCCAGAACGAAGTTTCTGCCGACGATGCCAAGGCTTTGGTCAAGAACGGTTGCTTCCTTATTTCCGAAGGTGCCAATATGCCGACGGTTCCCGAAGGCGTGAGCGTATTCCTCGAAAATAAAGTCCTTTATGGTCTGGGCAAAGCAGCCAACGCAGGTGGCGTGGCTGTGTCCGGCCTGGAAATGTCGCAGAACTCGCTACGTCTGAGTTGGACCCGCGAGGAAGTCGACCAGCGCTTGCACAACATTATGAAGAGCATTCACTCAGCCTCGCTGGAAGCGGCTGAGAAATACGGCCATCCCGGCAACTACGTTATAGGAGCCAACATCGCCGGCTTCCTGAAGGTTGCTGATACCATGATGGATCAGGGTGCTGTATAG